gtgctTTAAGATTGACACTTCTTCAAAGACAAGAAAAAAGATTTGGGGAATTTTTggcttaaatatttacataacgtgaattttatatgcttttttttacatttctaaaaaGAACGGTTTAGTTCTCCAAAATACTTACAAACCTTTGTGTCATTCCTTGCCTTTATAAATTACTTTCTGTAGTGGAACAAAAAAGGAGAGATTTTCAAGACGGATGATTTTAAGCCCCCATTAGgtttcattgtatggaaaagCAGCATCACTCTTTAAAACTTCTCTTACAGAAGTGAAAAGGTCTGacgggtttggaacaacgtgaGGATGAGTAactgatggcagaattttcatccTTGGGTGAACTACTCCAGTCAACGTAAGcatagaaaaaaaagatttaaaaacttGTCTAAAAGAGAATACTGCCACAGAGGAGACGCCTCTGACGATAATAACACATAGTGGCAAGTTGTGCTTAGTAGCCGGCGAGCGGCACAAACCGACCTAAACCAGTCTCATCTCCGTGCAGAGGCCTGCTGCAGCATATGGAAGCTGGGGTTAAATTCAGCTCTGGGTGTAACCGTACATAAACAAGCAGAGCAAACCTCAAACATGGCTTCTGGATGCACTGCTGTCTGTAGGGAAGATTCTGGGGTCACAGACCGAGGTCACCTGTCAGAAAATTCCAATATTCGCGAtgcatacatttatttgatttaataaaacatttgtgcATCTGGCAGATACATATTCTGATGAGTTGCgtcaatgtgtttttttacattgtacacATGTCATTAAAAAATCACCCATGTGTGAACCTACTGCAGACAGATTTTGgctgcacacacatgcacctgCTAACAAAATGCCAGTCCAGTCAGTGCAAGTGACTTAAAACGAAAGGGAAAGAATGACATGAACGTGTGTGTGGCAGCAGAAGACAAGCAGCTTTCACTTATGGCCATCCTCTCTACCTAGCGGTTGCCTTGGATACGCATTGTGGACATCACAAAGGAGCCAGTGTACAGTCCTGTGCAGACGCCTTGGCAGCCGCTCTGGCCATAGTAGCGATGTTCCCTCTGTGTGCAATGATGTAATGTTTTGGAATGATCAGAACTGCCCAGCGAGAACTGGAGTCAGTGTAATGGATGAGTGGTTTCTGTGGACAGAGTTTTGTTTGGGGCTTTGGACTTATATTTTTTCATGGGTTGATTCAGTTTGGTTGAGATTTTCAATATGAGTATtctgtgcaatttcaaactctAAATTGAAGGTTTGCAGCCAGGAGGTGCATGCATTATGATTTGTGCTTTGCCACTTTACTATATGCTATGAAACTAGAAGCAGCTAATCCTTGGTTTGCACACACAAGTTGAATCACACACAATGAGGCACTCATGTAACATATTACATAATCTGTGGGTCTAATCATCCTACATATGGGATGCCAATGTGGTAAGGATTGCTAACTGAAACTGGCAATTTGAAGTGATGGGAATTTCACATGGAGTAAACTTAAATAGCCACTGAACCGGGATCCAGCAAATGAGGATTCAGCTCTCCTTTTAATACTTGGGTTTTGTACAGAAACAAACAGCACTTATACATACAAATGTTTATATAAGTCTTTATATGCATTGAAAATatggtttttaaaatgtataacacATTTTAAGCTAACAAAATGTAAGCATTTTCACGAGTGGTCTTAGACTTTTAGTCCGCACTGTATACGTATACCCGTATTATACacgtataataataatagcaaatCAGACATACACATCCCATCCATCGTCCAAACCCATTTATCCTATGGAGGGTCATAGGGGGCTGGTGCCTATCCCAGCATCTTGGGCCACAGGCAGGGTACACCCCAGGATAGATGAGACATACGCAGAttatttacacaatatttaaaaaacttatCAGCCTGACCTACTCAGTTTAATTGGTCtattatgaaaatatatttttttacaagagTTCAAAGTACAGCTTATCAAAGTTAACCCAAAGGCAATGCATATGACACTGTAGGTCTGTGTTGCTTCTTACTGATGATTTATGTgccatatataaaaaataaatacatatacagccAATATTACAACTTTAACGCATTTTCAAGTAGTTTGAAAGaagacattaaaaatgtaagcaTTTTAGCTTTTCCCTTATCTTTGATAATGATGAGCTCACAAAAGGAGGAATCTATCATTCCTGTTGTGAGTAGTTAAAGGCTTAAATGAGGACAAAGAAGAATCTGATTTGAATTTGTGTAGTGCTCGAGCTGCACTCCAGTGCCTACCAAGGCTGTTAAACGTGTAGAAGGGAACTAGGGAAGTTACCGAAACCACGTGACGGAAAGGCGGGGCTTCTAGGAGCGCACTGTTGAAAGTTTGTCGAACTCCTCCCCTTTAACAGCTGCAACGCATTTATACACATGTGCAAACTTTGCCCATGTACGACACTCCCCAAACCTGCGCGGCTCAACTCCATCGACCTTTTCCCAGCTCAGCTGAAGAGGCAAACCCCATTCAGTCGTGATTTTGCAAAGCTTCGGAGTACACAAGGATCTTTCTCGGTCCAACAACTTTTACCCTAAGCTGGAACTCACCGTAGAAAATGTCTGCTTCGGTCGTGTCATCCATATATGATTTCGACAGGGTAAGGCGATATTTTCTGTGTTTGAACGAATGCTAGAAACTTTAAGTTTGTCTTTTTAAGTGAACTTCTGCTTACGCGTAAACGAGTGTTTTGTTGACTTATCACGCTTGGTGGTCGCGCTAGGAAACACATAAAAGCGCCCCGTTTATAAATGTGGCGTGGCATGTTGCGATACAAATTTATCTGACATCCTTGGTTAAAATCCTTCGTTTGTTTTCTTCCAGGAAAAACTCCCAAATTCAAATGCAATCTATTTCCACGATATGCTGGAAAAGAGGAATGTCGGAGTCCCGTTTGCCGCCTCGAATACCAACAACAGATCTTTCGGTTATTTCAGGAGTAACTCAACAAACCACATGGACTTCAACATGAGCAACAGACTCACAGTCGGTTTTGAGAACTCGACGTCTGCCTTcatgaataaagaaaacaaacctCGTGACCGCGCGTTCAGTGAGACGGGAGAACGCAGTCAACAACTTCAGGAACTCCTTCAGCAAAAAGCCGGCTCGCAGATCAACTCGACCCGATACAAAACCGAGCTCTGCAGACCTTTCGAGGAAAACGGGTCGTGCAAGTAAGGAGAGAAGTGTCAGTTCGCTCACGGCTATCACGAACTGAGAAACCTGTCCCGCCACCCGAAGTACAAGACCGAGCCGTGCCGCACATTCCACACTATCGGTTTCTGCCCGTACGGCCCACGTTGCCACTTCATTCATAACGCGGACGAGCGCAGAGCCGCCACGAGTAACCCTCAGCCGAGACTTAACCGGGAGATCGGTGTGTTGGGAGATAAAGAG
This genomic window from Triplophysa rosa linkage group LG18, Trosa_1v2, whole genome shotgun sequence contains:
- the zfp36l2 gene encoding mRNA decay activator protein ZFP36L2 produces the protein MSASVVSSIYDFDREKLPNSNAIYFHDMLEKRNVGVPFAASNTNNRSFGYFRSNSTNHMDFNMSNRLTVGFENSTSAFMNKENKPRDRAFSETGERSQQLQELLQQKAGSQINSTRYKTELCRPFEENGSCK